From Ramlibacter tataouinensis, the proteins below share one genomic window:
- a CDS encoding AAA family ATPase encodes MSELQVSPQTPAQTTASDEDSSSSLWLSLKKGLTRLQDWFTVQPAAVKVLVIAAAVLIPASAVYSVSLMQKQAALAQEVKNMGPADPSFAIDPKLPVVFGTGSLLGFLETHPAERITVVYKPLMWNLSERIVLIESGGKQYAYYPSDMETKIFADKAVQASWGGKLAFVPRADLDPASLSVLERLDERFGGARPQSEKDGWKAGVSGLLSATLTLGLIGFLAFQLKGQFKSMKFLEPSQVHGSLDELVGMDDIKAEVAQIKDQYERRAEYAEYGVSKPFNVMFSGPAGTGKTKLASYLAKELNLPILFHSAANLETGYVAGGSNTLSRIVNMAKRRKRCIVFLDEAQDLFMKRGGHRKFDDDTQNTLLAVLDGVRAKSDAEIIWIVASNFNSEQMQMDEAMLRRFQMKVDFRLPNRQERLAIVEHYLSQRAGKVLPDLDLAHLVEVTEGRSPADLETIVNQAGITAVQAGVMIGSDTLMQAAERVLVGNVNAHTTKERERDRRIIAIHEWGHFLVDFESERKAAEGDWDRIQAAMKTIKISLKANPRNNALGFVFHKQGANLLKTKADIEHDVRVLLGGMANEELFFGEEGTTNGAHNDISRVTRLLHHAVAEMGMYRKTRLNFGALHDSPGKDLDEETRAIMEMQSERLYGETKASLARLKPLTEHLAGKLMERGEMSLREALYEIRSFEAACHEFSSRAGLAAASDLA; translated from the coding sequence ATGTCGGAACTTCAGGTATCCCCCCAGACCCCCGCCCAGACGACGGCGTCCGATGAAGACAGCTCCAGCAGCCTGTGGCTGAGCTTGAAGAAGGGCCTGACCCGGCTGCAGGATTGGTTTACCGTCCAGCCGGCGGCGGTGAAGGTGCTGGTCATTGCAGCCGCGGTGCTCATCCCGGCCAGCGCCGTCTACTCGGTGTCGCTGATGCAGAAGCAGGCGGCGCTTGCCCAGGAAGTCAAGAACATGGGCCCCGCCGATCCCTCGTTTGCCATCGACCCGAAGCTGCCGGTGGTGTTCGGCACTGGCTCGCTGCTGGGCTTCCTCGAAACGCATCCGGCTGAGCGGATCACGGTCGTCTACAAGCCGTTGATGTGGAACCTGTCCGAACGCATCGTGCTGATCGAGTCGGGCGGCAAGCAGTACGCCTACTACCCGAGCGACATGGAGACCAAGATCTTCGCCGACAAGGCCGTTCAGGCGTCCTGGGGCGGCAAGCTCGCCTTCGTGCCGCGCGCCGACCTCGACCCGGCCAGCCTCAGCGTGCTGGAGCGGCTGGACGAGCGCTTCGGCGGCGCCCGCCCGCAGTCCGAGAAGGACGGCTGGAAGGCCGGCGTGAGCGGCCTGCTGTCGGCGACGCTGACGCTGGGCCTCATCGGCTTCCTGGCCTTCCAGCTCAAGGGCCAGTTCAAGTCGATGAAGTTCCTGGAGCCCTCGCAGGTGCACGGCAGCCTGGATGAGCTGGTGGGCATGGACGACATCAAGGCCGAGGTCGCGCAGATCAAGGACCAGTACGAGCGGCGCGCCGAGTACGCCGAATATGGCGTCAGCAAGCCCTTCAACGTGATGTTCAGCGGCCCGGCGGGCACCGGCAAGACCAAGCTCGCGAGCTACCTCGCGAAGGAACTGAACCTCCCGATCCTGTTCCACTCCGCGGCCAACCTGGAGACGGGCTACGTCGCCGGCGGCTCCAACACCCTGAGCCGCATCGTCAACATGGCCAAGCGCCGCAAGCGCTGCATCGTGTTCCTGGACGAGGCGCAGGATCTGTTCATGAAGCGCGGCGGCCACCGCAAGTTCGACGACGACACGCAGAACACGCTGCTGGCGGTCCTCGACGGCGTGCGCGCGAAGAGCGACGCCGAGATCATCTGGATCGTCGCGAGCAACTTCAACAGCGAGCAGATGCAGATGGACGAAGCCATGCTGCGGCGCTTCCAGATGAAGGTGGACTTCCGCCTGCCGAACCGGCAGGAGCGGCTGGCGATCGTCGAGCACTACCTGTCGCAGCGCGCCGGCAAGGTGCTGCCCGACCTCGACCTCGCGCATCTGGTCGAGGTGACCGAGGGCCGCAGTCCGGCGGACCTCGAAACCATCGTGAACCAGGCAGGCATCACGGCGGTGCAAGCCGGTGTCATGATCGGCAGCGACACGCTGATGCAGGCGGCCGAGCGCGTGCTGGTGGGCAACGTCAACGCGCACACCACCAAGGAGCGGGAACGTGACCGCCGCATCATCGCGATCCACGAGTGGGGCCACTTCCTGGTGGACTTCGAGTCCGAGCGCAAGGCCGCGGAGGGTGACTGGGACCGGATCCAGGCCGCCATGAAGACGATCAAGATCTCGCTGAAGGCCAATCCGCGAAACAACGCGCTGGGCTTCGTGTTCCACAAGCAGGGCGCGAACCTGCTCAAGACCAAGGCCGACATCGAGCACGACGTGCGTGTGCTGCTGGGCGGCATGGCCAACGAGGAGCTGTTCTTCGGCGAGGAAGGCACGACCAACGGAGCGCACAACGACATCTCGCGCGTCACGCGCCTGCTGCACCACGCGGTGGCCGAGATGGGCATGTACCGCAAGACGCGCCTGAATTTCGGCGCGTTGCACGACAGCCCGGGCAAGGACCTGGACGAAGAGACGCGCGCCATCATGGAGATGCAAAGCGAGCGCCTGTATGGTGAGACCAAGGCGTCGCTGGCGCGGCTCAAGCCACTGACCGAACACCTGGCAGGCAAGCTCATGGAGCGCGGTGAAATGAGCCTGCGGGAAGCGCTGTACGAGATCCGCAGCTTCGAGGCGGCCTGCCACGAGTTCTCCAGCCGCGCAGGCCTGGCGGCGGCCAGCGACCTGGCGTAA
- a CDS encoding DUF3606 domain-containing protein, protein MFDDSATEGDDLLIINLDYEWERRNWMRWLHCSESELRLAVETMGPDADNVRRFLRQAA, encoded by the coding sequence ATGTTCGACGACAGCGCCACGGAAGGTGACGATCTGCTGATCATCAACCTGGACTACGAGTGGGAGCGGCGCAACTGGATGCGGTGGCTGCATTGCAGCGAGAGCGAGTTGCGCCTGGCGGTCGAGACGATGGGGCCTGACGCCGACAATGTGCGCAGGTTCCTGCGGCAGGCCGCCTGA